The nucleotide sequence AAGTACCGATGATATCCCGCACGCAATGGAGCAACGGAAATCAGGAGAAGAGTACGCGTGTAATGAATGTGGGAACAGCTACGTGGATCAGAGCTCTCTGAAATCACACCAGAGACTGCATGGAGGAGAGAGATCCTATACACGTACAGACTGCAGGAAGATCTTCTATCAGGAACAGCAGCTCGCAGTGCACCAGAAATTCCACACCAACCAAGATAAATCATTCCCCTGTCCTGAATGTGGAATAAACTTCCTTCAGGAAAAATATCTGGAAATACACCAGAGAACTCACATGAGAGAAAGACCATTTCAGTGTCCTGAATGTGGGAAAATCTTCAGACTCAAGGAATCTCTAACAAAACATCTGAGTATTCACAATGCAGAGAGAGCCTTTGTTTACACTAAATGTTGGGAGAGACCCTTTTCATGCAGTGAAAGTGGAAAAGATTTTGCAAATAAAGTAATATTAAATGCTTACCAGAAGAATCACATGAGAGTGAAACAATTCCCATGTAGTGAATGCAATAAaagctttgtttcttttttacaaaTGAAAAACCACCAAGAGAGCCACACAAGAGAAAAATCATTTAAACATAccgagtgtgataaaagcttcattgATCAATGTGAGCTGGAAAAACATAAAAGGATCCACATAAGAGAAAAGTTATTTgaatgtactgagtgtgataaaagcttccaCTGGAGATCACAACTAAAAATGCATCAAATgagccacacaggagagaaaccatacacatgtactgagtgtgataaaagtttcCTTCGGAAATCAAATCTGAAAACACATCACAGggtccacacaggagagaaatcatacacttgtactgagtgtgatataAGGTTTGGATATAAATATCAACTGAAAAGGCACAAAATAAACCACATGGGAGAGAAATCATTTACAgttactgagtgtgataaaaactTCAGGACCAAATCTCAACTGAAAACATTCCAAATAATCCACATAGGAAAGAAGCAATACACTTGTACTGACTGTGATAAAAGCTTCCATTGGAGATCACAACTGAAAATGCATCAAATGAGCCActcaggtgagaaaccatttgcatgcactgaatgtggtaaaagcttcagacAGAAATTTCAACTGAAAAGTCACCAAATAATCCACACCGGAGAGAAACCATACACGTGTacagagtgtgataaaagcttcctTCAGAAATCAAATCTGAAAACACATCACAGggtccacacaggagagaaatcatacacttgtactgagtgtgataaaaggtTTGGGTATAAATATCAACTGAAAATGCATGAAATGaaccacactggagagaaaccatttatatgtactgtatgtaataaaagcttcaagCAGAAATTCCAGCTGAAAATGCATGAAACAATCCACAccggagagaaaccatttacatgtaccgaatgtaataaaagcttccgtTGGAAATCAAAACTGAAAACACACCAAATAACACACACATGAGAA is from Rhinatrema bivittatum chromosome 2, aRhiBiv1.1, whole genome shotgun sequence and encodes:
- the LOC115085875 gene encoding oocyte zinc finger protein XlCOF6-like translates to MPAGANAQVPVTFEDIAVRFSQEEWEGLEEGQKELYKEVMKENYQTLRSLGTGSPTITPEIISHIERGEEPYIRDEPGSEEGGTGKSSCSEIDEFKRRHKGTHPEELGEHLAVTKSGSEEERRDICLCCDWGKQIWTQCKPEERPRSPAGKTAKNGTPCEQSTDDIPHAMEQRKSGEEYACNECGNSYVDQSSLKSHQRLHGGERSYTRTDCRKIFYQEQQLAVHQKFHTNQDKSFPCPECGINFLQEKYLEIHQRTHMRERPFQCPECGKIFRLKESLTKHLSIHNAERAFVYTKCWERPFSCSESGKDFANKVILNAYQKNHMRVKQFPCSECNKSFVSFLQMKNHQESHTREKSFKHTECDKSFIDQCELEKHKRIHIREKLFECTECDKSFHWRSQLKMHQMSHTGEKPYTCTECDKSFLRKSNLKTHHRVHTGEKSYTCTECDIRFGYKYQLKRHKINHMGEKSFTVTECDKNFRTKSQLKTFQIIHIGKKQYTCTDCDKSFHWRSQLKMHQMSHSGEKPFACTECGKSFRQKFQLKSHQIIHTGEKPYTCTECDKSFLQKSNLKTHHRVHTGEKSYTCTECDKRFGYKYQLKMHEMNHTGEKPFICTVCNKSFKQKFQLKMHETIHTGEKPFTCTECNKSFRWKSKLKTHQITHT